The Solidesulfovibrio sp. sequence GCACGTTCCGATCACAGCGCGCCAGCACGCACTCGCAGCAACGCCGCCCCCCAGGTAAACCCCGCGCCAAAGCTCGTCAGGAGGATGCGCCGGCCCGGGGACAGCCGGTCTTGGACCCGGGCCTGGGCCAGGGCCAAGGGGATGGAGGCGGCCGAGGTGTTGCCACAGGTTTCAAGGGCCAGCACGGTCCTCTCCGGGGCGAGGCCCAAGCGCTCGCCCACAGCCTCGATGATGCGCCCGTTGGCCTGATGCGGCACAAAGAGGTCCACGTCAGCGGGTGTGAGGCCGTTGCGGCAAAGCAGCGAGAGGCTGGCCTCGGTCATGCCGGCCACCGCGTGGCGAAAGACTTCGCGGCCCTGCATACGCAGGAAATACGCCTCGCCCACCCGACTGTCGGGCGAGGCATAGGCGGCCCGGCTGCCGCCGCCGTCGGCGGTGAGGATGTGGCCGTGGGTGCCATCCGAGGAGAGCAGGACGTCGTCCACAACGAGGCCGCTCCCGCCGGTATCGCCGCGTTCGCCATATTCCCCTGGTCCGGCCGAGCTGATGACGGCCGCCCCGGCCCCGTCGCCGAAGATGACGTTGACGTTGCGATCCCCGGGCGCGCACAGCCGGGTCATGGCCTCTGCCGCAACCAAGAGAACCACCGCCCGGGGCTCCAGGCGCACAATGGCCGCAGCCAGATAGAGGCCATAGACAAAGCCCGAGCAGGCCACGTTGAAATCCATGGCCATAAGCCCGCGAAGGCCAAGCTTGCGTTCCAGGGTACAGGCGGTGTTGGGCACCAGCCCGTCCGGGGAACAGCTCGCCAGCAGCAGATGCGTGAGCGCCGCCGGGTCCGTGCCGCTGGCGGCCAAGGCGGCCCGGGCCGCCGCCAAGGCCATGTCGGAGGTGTTCTGGTCGG is a genomic window containing:
- a CDS encoding beta-ketoacyl-ACP synthase 3; its protein translation is MNYDSDRPRRQALSALDAQAVQGQGLCVIRGLGGHLPEGVRTNADLARSYGVTEDWIYSRTGIRQRRILPADQNTSDMALAAARAALAASGTDPAALTHLLLASCSPDGLVPNTACTLERKLGLRGLMAMDFNVACSGFVYGLYLAAAIVRLEPRAVVLLVAAEAMTRLCAPGDRNVNVIFGDGAGAAVISSAGPGEYGERGDTGGSGLVVDDVLLSSDGTHGHILTADGGGSRAAYASPDSRVGEAYFLRMQGREVFRHAVAGMTEASLSLLCRNGLTPADVDLFVPHQANGRIIEAVGERLGLAPERTVLALETCGNTSAASIPLALAQARVQDRLSPGRRILLTSFGAGFTWGAALLRVRAGAL